Proteins from a genomic interval of Lolium perenne isolate Kyuss_39 chromosome 1, Kyuss_2.0, whole genome shotgun sequence:
- the LOC127302408 gene encoding sucrose synthase 7 — protein sequence MASSSMPGGVLRRSDSVADMMPEALRQSRYQMKRCFQRYVSKGRRLMKNRQLVEELERSADDDKLEKAKLAEGFLGYVICSTQEAVVLPPFVAFAVRTNPGVWEYIKVHSGDLSVEQVTPADYLKCKETLFDDKWARDDNSLEVDFGALDLSTPHLTLPSSIGNGAQFVSRFMSSKLSGKTENMKPLLDYLLTLNYRGEKLMISETLDTADKLQTALLLAEVFLAGLPRNTPYQKFETKFQEWGLEKGWGDTAKTCRETLNCISEVLQAPDPVNMEKFFSSMPSVFNIVIFSIHGYFGQEKVLGLPDTGGQVVYILDQVRALEEELLQRIKQQGLNITPKILVLTRLIPEAKGTKCNVELEPVEHTKHSSILRVPFKTDDGKDLRQWVSRFDIYPYLERYAQDSSVKILDILEGKPDLVIGNYTDGNLVASLLSSKLGVTQGTIAHALEKTKYEDSDVKWREMDQKYHFSCQFTADMIAMNTSDFIIASTYQEIAGSKEKPGQYESHYAFTMPGLCRYATGINVFDPKFNIAAPGADQSVYFPFTEKEKRLTDLHPQIEELLYSKEDNDEHIGYLEDRSKPTIFSMARLDKVKNITGLVEWYGQNKKLRDLVNLVIVGGLLEPSQSKDREEIEEINKMHSLINKYQLKGQIRWIKAQTERVRNGELYRCIADTRGAFVQPALYEAFGLTVIEAMNCGLPTFATNQGGPAEIIVDEVSGFHINPLNGQEASDKIAGFFQKCKEDPIYWNKMSTAGLQRIYECYTWQIYATKVLNMGSMYGFWRTLNKEERQAKQRYLQMFYNLQFRQLVKTVAKLGEQPTQPVESMAAARIVPRPKERRPQTRIQRIASNLLGSVLPTSNFCKDAA from the exons atggcctcctcctccatGCCCGGCGGCGTCCTTAGGAGGTCCGACAGCGTCGCTGACATGATGCCGGAGGCGCTGCGACAGAGCCGCTACCAGATGAAGAGGTGCTTCCAAAG GTACGTCTCCAAGGGCAGGAGGCTGATGAAGAACCGGCAGCTGGTGGAGGAGCTTGAGAGGTCGGCGGATGATGACAAGCTCGAGAAGGCCAAGCTCGCTGAGGGCTTCCTCGGCTACGTGATCTGCTCCACGCAGGAGGCTGTTGTGCTCCCGCCTTTCGTTGCCTTCGCTGTCAGGACAAACCCCGGTGTCTGGGAGTACATCAAAGTGCATTCCGGAGACCTTTCGGTGGAGCAGGTCACGCCAGCGGATTACCTCAAGTGCAAGGAGACCCTCTTTGATGACAAATG GGCACGTGATGACAACTCGCTCGAAGTCGATTTCGGCGCGCTGGACCTCTCGACACCGCATCTCACACTGCCATCATCCATCGGGAACGGGGCGCAGTTTGTCTCCCGGTTCATGTCTTCGAAACTGAGCGGCAAGACGGAGAACATGAAGCCGTTGCTGGACTACCTGCTCACGCTGAACTACCGTGGTGAG AAACTGATGATCAGTGAAACACTAGATACCGCTGACAAGCTTCAGACAGCGTTGCTTCTCGCAGAGGTCTTCCTCGCCGGCCTGCCGAGGAACACACCGTACCAGAAGTTTGAAACAAA GTTTCAGGAGTGGGGATTGGAGAAAGGATGGGGTGACACTGCCAAAACGTGCAGAGAGACACTCAACTGCATATCTGAAGTGCTCCAGGCACCAGATCCTGTCAACATGGAGAAGTTTTTCAGCAGTATGCCATCGGTTTTCAACATTGTGATCTTCTCCATCCATGGTTACTTTGGTCAGGAGAAGGTCCTTGGGTTGCCGGATACCGGCGGTCAG GTAGTTTACATCCTGGACCAAGTTAGAGCTCTAGAAGAGGAATTGTTGCAAAGAATCAAGCAGCAGGGCCTGAATATTACTCCGAAGATTCTCGTG TTAACAAGACTTATACCAGAAGCAAAGGGCACCAAGTGCAACGTCGAGCTTGAACCGGTAGAGCACACAAAGCACTCAAGCATCCTCCGCGTACCATTCAAGACTGATGATGGGAAAGATCTTCGCCAATGGGTTTCCCGGTTTGACATTTATCCTTACCTGGAGAGATATGCCCAG GATTCTTCGGTCAAGATTCTTGACATACTGGAGGGAAAACCAGACTTGGTTATCGGCAATTATACTGACGGCAATTTAGTAGCATCCCTCTTGTCAAGCAAACTAGGAGTCACCCAG GGAACAATTGCGCATGCTCTTGAGAAGACAAAGTACGAGGATTCAGATGTCAAGTGGAGAGAAATGGACCAGAAATATCATTTCTCCTGCCAATTCACTGCTGACATGATCGCCATGAACACTAGCGACTTCATCATTGCTAGCACCTACCAAGAAATAGCTGGAAG CAAAGAGAAGCCTGGCCAGTACGAGAGTCACTACGCGTTCACGATGCCAGGACTATGTCGCTACGCCACAGGCATCAACGTCTTTGATCCCAAGTTCAACATTGCTGCCCCTGGTGCCGATCAATCTGTTTACTTCCCCTTCACAGAAAAGGAGAAGCGGCTGACAGATTTGCACCCCCAAATAGAGGAGCTACTCTACAGCAAGGAGGACAATGATGAGCACAT AGGGTACCTAGAGGACAGGAGCAAGCCAACCATCTTCTCGATGGCAAGGCTCGATAAGGTGAAGAACATCACCGGGCTGGTCGAATGGTATGGTCAGAACAAGAAACTCAGGGATCTTGTCAACCTGGTCATTGTTGGGGGGCTCCTGGAACCTTCACAGTCAAAGGACAGGGAAGAGATCGAGGAGATAAACAAGATGCACAGCTTGATAAACAAGTACCAGCTCAAGGGACAGATCCGTTGGATAAAAGCACAGACTGAACGTGTGCGCAACGGGGAGCTCTACCGTTGCATTGCAGATACCAGGGGGGCCTTCGTTCAG CCTGCACTGTACGAGGCATTTGGACTAACCGTCATCGAGGCAATGAACTGTGGGCTACCAACCTTCGCAACAAATCAAGGAGGGCCTGCAGAAATCATTGTCGACGAGGTATCAGGCTTCCATATCAATCCACTCAACGGACAGGAGGCGAGTGACAAGATTGCAGGCTTCTTTCAGAAATGCAAGGAGGACCCCATCTACTGGAACAAAATGTCCACTGCTGGACTCCAGCGCATCTATGAGTG TTACACATGGCAGATTTATGCAACTAAAGTTCTGAACATGGGATCAATGTACGGCTTCTGGAGGACTCTCAACAAGGAGGAGAGACAGGCCAAACAGCGGTACCTACAGATGTTCTACAACCTTCAGTTCAGGCAGCTG GTAAAGACTGTCGCGAAACTGGGCGAACAACCCACACAACCAGTGGAAAGCATGGCAGCTGCTAGGATCGTGCCAAGGCCAAAAGAAAG AAGGCCGCAGACAAGGATTCAGAG GATTGCAAGCAACTTACTCGGATCGGTACTCCCAACCTCCAACTTCTGTAAGGATGCAGCTTGA
- the LOC127302422 gene encoding probable phospholipase A2 homolog 1 — MPLRQSPPPITMAMLTPPLAAVVLVLLLLGSAAASAPPPPPCSRSCASLNCDSVGIRYGKFCGVGWSGCEGEEPCDDLDACCRDHDYCVEKKGLMSIKCHEKFKNCMRKVKKAGKTGFSIKCPYELAMATMTQGMDMAIMLSQLGSQKLEL; from the exons ATGCCACTACGACAATCTCCACCACCAATCACGATGGCGATGCTGACGCCGCCTCTcgccgccgtcgtcctcgtcctcctcctgctcGGCTCGGCCGCCGCGTctgctccgcctccgccgccgtgcAGCCGCTCGTGCGCGAGCCTCAACTGCGACT CGGTGGGGATCCGGTACGGGAAGTTCTGCGGCGTGGGATGGAGCGGGTGCGAGGGGGAGGAGCCCTGCGACGACCTCGACGCCTGCTGCCGCGACCACGACTACTGCGTTGAAAAGAAAG GTCTGATGAGTATCAAATGCCATGAGAAGTTCAAAAACTGCATGAGGAAAGTGAAGAAGGCAGGCAAGACTGGGTTCTCCATCAAATGCCCATATGAACTGGCTATGGCGACGATGactcaaggaatggacatggcgATCATGCTCAGCCAGTTGGGCAGCCAGAAGCTGGAACTTTAG
- the LOC127302415 gene encoding homoserine kinase-like, with product MATAATSPATAPSSFPSTARKSTLTTLRVSRKLKLAPAALSSDPSPAFRSVTAFAPATVANLGPGFDFLGCAVADASLSLGDTITATLDPALPPGTVAISAVTSPARPDLAARLSRDPLRNCAGIAAVATLRALGVRSHAVSLELAKGLPLGSGLGSSAASAAAAVKAVDALFGSLLSPHELVLAGLESEKAVSGFHADNIAPAILGGFVLVQSYDPFKLVQLPCPPALRLCFVLVTPDFEAPTSKMRAALPRHVDMGQHVRNASQAAALVASVLLGDAAGIGSAMSSDGIVEPTRAPLIPGMAVVKAAALEAGALGCTISGAGPTAVAVIQGDEKGEQIARRMIDAFWLAGKLKATATVAQLDRAGARVIATSRLK from the coding sequence ATGGCGACGGCGGCGACATCTCCGGCCACCGCGCCCTCCTCCTTCCCCTCCACCGCCCGAAAGTCCACCCTCACGACCCTCCGCGTCTCTAGGAAGCTCAAACTCGCCCCCGCCGCGCTCTCGTCCGACCCGTCCCCGGCCTTCCGGTCCGTCACGGCGTTCGCGCCGGCCACGGTGGCCAACCTCGGCCCGGGCTTCGACTTCCTCGGCTGCGCGGTCGCCGACGCGTCCCTCTCCCTCGGTGACACTATCACCGCCACCCTCGACCCCGCCCTGCCGCCCGGCACCGTCGCCATTTCCGCCGTCACCTCCCCCGCCCGCCCGGACCTCGCCGCCCGCCTCTCCCGCGACCCTCTCCGTAACTGCGCGGGCATCGCCGCCGTCGCCACGCTCCGTGCCCTCGGCGTTCGCTCCCACGCCGTCTCCCTCGAGCTCGCCAAGGGCCTGCCCCTCGGCTCGGGCCTCGGCTCCTCCGCTgcctccgccgccgctgccgtcAAGGCCGTCGATGCGCTCTTCGGCTCCCTGCTCTCGCCCCACGAACTCGTCCTCGCCGGACTCGAGTCCGAGAAGGCCGTCAGCGGCTTCCACGCCGACAACATCGCCCCGGCCATCCTCGGCGGCTTCGTGCTCGTCCAAAGCTACGACCCGTTCAAGCTCGTCCAGCTTCCCTGCCCGCCTGCCCTCCGACTCTGCTTCGTCCTCGTCACGCCGGACTTCGAGGCGCCCACTTCCAAGATGCGCGCCGCGCTGCCCAGGCACGTCGACATGGGCCAGCACGTCCGCAACGCCAGCCAGGCCGCCGCGCTCGTCGCCTCCGTGCTGCTGGGCGACGCTGCCGGCATTGGCTCCGCCATGTCGTCAGACGGCATTGTTGAGCCCACCAGGGCGCCACTCATACCCGGCATGGCCGTGGTCAAGGCCGCTGCTCTGGAGGCCGGGGCGTTGGGGTGCACCATCAGCGGAGCCGGCCCAACCGCTGTGGCTGTCATCCAAGGGGACGAGAAGGGGGAGCAGATTGCGAGGAGGATGATTGACGCCTTCTGGTTGGCAGGAAAGCTCAAAGCAACAGCCACCGTCGCCCAGCTCGATAGAGCCGGTGCCAGGGTTATCGCCACTTCTAGATTGAAGTAG
- the LOC127302439 gene encoding vacuolar iron transporter homolog 5-like has protein sequence MAVSDTKLADAENPAATKFSDDSDVDFAGRANWLRAAVLGANDGLVSTASLMLGVSAVKHDVRAMVVSGFAGLLAGACSMAIGEYVSVCCQRDVELAQLDRDGKRGGDEERALPSPVQAAVASALAFSVGALLPLLAAGFIVGYRLRVAVVVAVATMALAAFGYVGAVLGRAPVARSCARVVVGGLAAMGVTFGLMRLFRELAE, from the coding sequence ATGGCCGTGAGCGACACCAAGCTGGCCGATGCAGAGAACCCTGCGGCCACAAAGTTCAGCGATGACTCCGACGTAGACTTCGCGGGCCGCGCCAACTGGCTGCGGGCGGCGGTGCTGGGGGCCAACGACGGCCTGGTCTCCACGGCCTCGCTCATGCTGGGCGTGAGCGCCGTGAAGCACGATGTGCGGGCGATGGTAGTGTCGGGGTTCGCGGGCCTGCTGGCCGGGGCGTGCAGCATGGCCATCGGGGAGTACGTCTCCGTCTGCTGCCAGCGGGACGTGGAGCTCGCGCAGCTGGACCGCGACGGCAAGCGCGGAGGCGACGAGGAGAGGGCGCTGCCCAGCCCCGTACAGGCCGCTGTGGCGTCCGCGCTCGCGTTCTCGGTCGGCGCCTTGCTGCCGCTGTTGGCGGCCGGGTTCATCGTCGGGTACAGGCTGCGGGTGGCCGTCGTGGTCGCCGTGGCGACCATGGCGCTGGCGGCGTTTGGGTACGTCGGGGCCGTGCTCGGCCGAGCACCGGTAGCCAGGTCGTGCGCGAGGGTTGTGGTGGGCGGGCTCGCCGCCATGGGCGTCACCTTCGGCCTCATGAGGCTCTTCCGTGAGCTGGCCGAGTAG